In the genome of Bradyrhizobium arachidis, one region contains:
- a CDS encoding ABC transporter ATP-binding protein: MNGRNDIAIDVKGLTKSFGGREVVHDLSMQVKRGSIYGFLGPNGSGKTTTIRILCGLLTPDSGEGTCLGYDILKDAEKIKRQVGYMTQRFSLYQDLSVRENLEFVARLYGLTDARGAARDMIKRLGLSGREEQLAGELSGGWKQRLALGACTLPNPKLLLLDEPTAGVDPKARRDFWNEIHALAAEGLTVLVSTHYMDEAERCHEIAYIAYGHLLTHGTVEEVIAGSALSTYTVTGEDLNGLTAELTGKPGIDMVAPFGTSLHVSGRDVTALEASIAPWREKSGLHWHKSSPSLEDVFIELMSRSKDNFQ, from the coding sequence ATGAATGGCCGCAACGACATCGCGATCGACGTCAAGGGCCTGACCAAATCGTTCGGCGGGCGCGAGGTCGTGCACGATCTGTCGATGCAGGTGAAGCGCGGCTCGATCTACGGCTTCCTCGGGCCGAACGGGTCGGGCAAGACCACGACCATCCGCATCCTCTGCGGCCTGTTGACGCCCGACAGCGGCGAGGGCACCTGCCTCGGCTACGACATCCTGAAGGACGCCGAGAAGATCAAGCGCCAGGTCGGCTACATGACCCAGCGCTTCAGCCTGTATCAGGACCTTTCGGTGCGCGAGAACCTCGAATTCGTCGCGCGGCTCTATGGCCTCACCGATGCGCGCGGCGCCGCGCGCGACATGATCAAGCGGCTCGGGCTCTCGGGCCGCGAGGAGCAGCTCGCAGGCGAGCTCTCTGGCGGATGGAAACAGCGGCTGGCGCTGGGCGCCTGCACGCTGCCCAATCCAAAGCTGCTGCTGCTGGACGAGCCGACCGCCGGCGTCGATCCCAAGGCGCGGCGCGATTTCTGGAACGAGATCCACGCGCTCGCGGCTGAAGGGCTGACCGTGCTGGTCTCGACCCACTACATGGATGAAGCCGAGCGCTGCCACGAGATCGCTTATATCGCCTATGGCCATTTGCTGACCCATGGCACGGTCGAGGAGGTGATCGCGGGATCCGCGCTCTCGACCTACACCGTCACGGGCGAAGACCTGAACGGCCTCACGGCCGAGCTCACCGGCAAGCCCGGGATCGACATGGTGGCCCCGTTCGGAACCTCGCTGCACGTCTCGGGGCGCGACGTTACCGCGTTAGAGGCCAGCATCGCGCCCTGGCGCGAAAAGAGCGGCCTGCACTGGCACAAATCCTCGCCCTCGCTCGAAGACGTCTTCATCGAGCTGATGAGCCGCTCCAAGGACAATTTCCAATGA
- a CDS encoding GFA family protein → MTKLFTGGCACGAIRYSILGEPLFSNHCQCRDCQRESGSGHGSYATFARAGVTLTGEAKHWDMVGDSGNVKTRGFCPQCGLPVYMTFAAMPEIFTIRAASLDEPARYKPQAVTYAARAHDWDRLDPNLPTFAGMPPG, encoded by the coding sequence ATGACAAAGCTCTTTACCGGCGGCTGCGCCTGCGGCGCCATCCGCTATTCGATTCTTGGCGAGCCGCTGTTCAGCAATCACTGCCAGTGCCGGGACTGCCAGCGGGAAAGCGGCAGCGGACACGGCTCGTACGCGACCTTCGCGCGCGCCGGCGTCACACTGACCGGCGAGGCGAAGCACTGGGACATGGTCGGCGACAGCGGCAATGTGAAGACGCGCGGCTTCTGTCCGCAGTGCGGCCTGCCGGTCTATATGACCTTCGCCGCCATGCCCGAGATCTTCACCATCCGTGCCGCCAGCCTCGACGAGCCCGCCCGCTACAAGCCGCAAGCCGTGACTTACGCCGCGCGCGCCCACGATTGGGATCGCCTCGACCCCAACTTGCCGACATTCGCAGGCATGCCGCCGGGCTGA
- a CDS encoding DUF2000 family protein yields the protein MQFDTKIAVVIRTDLQAWQKLNVASFLTSGIAAAFPECIGEPYEDASGTKYQSLIGQPILIYAADGPALSRALDRALTRNVKPAVYTEDMFKTTHDAANREAVRAVARTDLNLVGIAMRAERKVIDKIVDGLKFHS from the coding sequence ATGCAATTCGACACCAAGATCGCCGTCGTGATCCGCACCGATCTTCAGGCCTGGCAGAAGCTCAACGTCGCGTCCTTTCTCACCAGCGGCATCGCCGCTGCATTTCCCGAATGCATCGGTGAGCCCTACGAGGACGCCTCTGGTACAAAATATCAGTCGCTGATCGGCCAGCCGATTCTGATCTACGCCGCCGACGGCCCCGCGCTGTCGCGGGCGCTCGACCGCGCGCTGACGCGCAACGTGAAGCCGGCGGTCTATACCGAGGATATGTTCAAGACCACGCACGATGCCGCCAATCGGGAGGCGGTGAGGGCCGTGGCGCGCACCGATCTCAACCTCGTCGGGATCGCGATGCGCGCCGAGCGCAAGGTGATCGACAAGATCGTCGATGGATTGAAGTTCCATAGCTGA
- a CDS encoding ArsR/SmtB family transcription factor, whose product MIEPAPNPVTTVMRALADPTRRAVFERVFESKEISVAELTRGSGVTQGAISQHLKSLKQAGLVAERAEGRNVYYRAAPQGLAPLVTWMDHYGVFWRERFQNLRDLLKEIDP is encoded by the coding sequence ATGATTGAGCCCGCCCCAAATCCCGTCACCACCGTGATGCGCGCCCTCGCCGATCCGACCCGCCGCGCGGTGTTCGAGCGTGTGTTCGAGAGCAAGGAGATCAGCGTCGCTGAGCTGACCCGTGGCAGCGGCGTCACGCAGGGGGCGATCTCGCAGCACCTGAAATCGTTGAAACAGGCCGGCCTCGTCGCCGAGCGCGCCGAAGGCCGCAACGTCTATTACCGCGCCGCGCCGCAAGGCCTCGCGCCGCTGGTCACCTGGATGGACCATTACGGCGTGTTCTGGCGCGAGCGCTTCCAGAACCTGCGTGACCTCTTGAAGGAGATCGACCCGTGA
- a CDS encoding DUF4189 domain-containing protein, translated as MTSNAVARRCAMFFFALSVCVAGARHITDAHAAGAIAVGKCGAYGQAYDYGAEHEARAAAQKQCKGECTTVTMKRACAAMSVDLANPCGAYGYAVKPKISASLNAATRECYKYGGKECVIRAWACDAKG; from the coding sequence ATGACTTCGAATGCCGTCGCGCGCCGTTGCGCGATGTTTTTCTTTGCGCTGTCGGTGTGTGTCGCTGGGGCGCGCCACATTACGGATGCGCACGCGGCCGGCGCCATTGCGGTCGGCAAGTGTGGCGCCTATGGCCAGGCCTATGATTACGGCGCCGAGCACGAGGCGCGCGCCGCGGCGCAGAAGCAGTGCAAGGGTGAATGCACGACGGTCACGATGAAGCGCGCCTGCGCCGCGATGTCGGTCGATCTCGCCAACCCCTGCGGCGCTTATGGCTACGCCGTCAAGCCGAAGATCTCCGCCTCGCTCAATGCCGCCACGCGCGAATGCTACAAATATGGCGGCAAGGAATGCGTGATCCGCGCCTGGGCCTGCGACGCCAAGGGGTAA
- a CDS encoding SRPBCC family protein gives MSAAALQAETKDIVIDEVLPHAPETVWKVLTSAQLIARWLMQPTGFEAVEGKAFTFQTTPGGNWDGVIHCRVLEVVAFRRLVYAWKGGDARNTGYGAPLDTVVTWSLTPVEAGTRIRLVHAGFVLPRNESAYTVMSGGWKKVVKQLDEISGEE, from the coding sequence GTGAGTGCAGCCGCGTTGCAAGCCGAGACAAAAGACATCGTCATCGACGAGGTGCTCCCTCATGCGCCGGAGACGGTCTGGAAGGTGCTGACCAGCGCGCAGCTGATCGCGCGCTGGCTGATGCAGCCGACCGGCTTCGAAGCGGTCGAAGGCAAGGCCTTTACGTTCCAGACCACACCGGGCGGCAATTGGGACGGCGTCATTCATTGCCGCGTTCTCGAAGTCGTGGCTTTCAGGCGCCTCGTCTACGCCTGGAAGGGCGGCGATGCGCGCAACACCGGCTACGGCGCGCCGCTCGACACCGTCGTGACCTGGTCCCTCACCCCGGTCGAGGCCGGCACGCGGATCCGGCTCGTTCATGCCGGCTTCGTCCTGCCGAGGAACGAGTCGGCCTACACGGTCATGAGCGGCGGCTGGAAGAAGGTCGTCAAACAGCTCGATGAGATCAGCGGCGAAGAGTGA
- a CDS encoding XdhC family protein, protein MKLAILHELNAERAARRPVILVTDTESGEQRLVKAADFAKDPLRAELDKQLRMGKSANVEAGGKKLFLNVYAPTAKLVIIGAVHISQALAPLARSLGYDVTVVDPRTAFASPERFPDIPLVAEWPDTALPPLNVDAYTAFVAVTHDPKIDDPALLHAFERNCFYIGALGSRKTHAKRGDRLRAQGAKDSDIARIHAPIGLAIGAVSPSEIAVAIMAEITAVLRLPPKEKEEAA, encoded by the coding sequence GTGAAGCTCGCGATCCTGCACGAACTCAATGCCGAGCGCGCCGCGCGCCGGCCCGTCATTCTGGTGACGGACACAGAGAGCGGCGAGCAGCGCCTGGTGAAGGCTGCGGACTTCGCAAAAGACCCGCTGCGCGCTGAGCTGGACAAGCAGCTTCGCATGGGCAAGAGCGCCAATGTCGAGGCCGGCGGCAAGAAGCTGTTCCTGAATGTCTACGCGCCGACCGCAAAGCTCGTGATCATCGGTGCGGTCCATATCAGCCAGGCGCTGGCGCCGCTGGCGCGCTCGCTCGGTTACGACGTCACGGTCGTTGATCCCCGTACCGCCTTCGCCAGCCCCGAGCGTTTCCCGGACATTCCGCTCGTCGCCGAATGGCCGGACACGGCGCTGCCGCCGCTCAATGTCGATGCCTACACCGCCTTCGTCGCGGTGACGCACGATCCCAAGATCGACGATCCCGCGTTGCTGCACGCCTTCGAGCGCAACTGCTTCTATATCGGCGCGCTCGGCTCACGGAAGACGCACGCCAAGCGCGGCGACCGGCTGCGGGCGCAGGGCGCCAAGGACAGCGACATCGCGCGCATCCACGCGCCCATTGGTCTTGCGATCGGCGCGGTCTCGCCGTCCGAGATCGCGGTAGCGATCATGGCCGAGATCACGGCGGTGCTCCGCCTGCCACCCAAAGAAAAAGAAGAAGCGGCATGA
- a CDS encoding vWA domain-containing protein, with the protein MAINHLAPEQTEQFADNIVGFARALRAAGMPVGPGAVIDAMSALQVIDIGNRSDVFTTLEAIFVKRHEHAQIFRQAFNLFFRASEEWKHMLDSVPLPEQAKKKPQAGARRVQEAMSQPRMTETPQHQEQDLRLSVSDKEILQKKDFAQMSAAEISEALRAVERMHLPQAELLTRRHQRDPRGLRLDLRRTLRASLRTGGDIIDIHRLGRIEKPAPIVALLDISGSMSEYTRLFLHFLHAITDARKRVSVFLFGTRLTNVTRALRQRDPDEALASCSASVEDWAGGTRISASLHNFNKLWARRVLSQGAIVLLISDGLEREADSRLAFEMDRLHRSCRRLIWLNPLLRFGGFEAKAQGIKMMLPHVDEFRPVHNLSSIQELITTLSQPLPPHHRSLIRSAA; encoded by the coding sequence ATGGCCATCAACCACCTTGCTCCGGAGCAAACCGAGCAGTTCGCCGACAACATCGTCGGCTTCGCCCGCGCGCTGCGTGCGGCCGGAATGCCGGTCGGGCCGGGCGCCGTCATCGATGCCATGAGCGCGCTGCAGGTGATCGACATCGGCAACCGGTCCGACGTCTTCACCACGCTGGAGGCGATCTTCGTCAAGCGCCACGAGCATGCGCAGATCTTCAGGCAGGCCTTCAACCTGTTCTTCCGTGCCTCCGAGGAATGGAAGCACATGCTGGATTCGGTACCGCTGCCCGAGCAGGCCAAGAAGAAGCCGCAGGCCGGCGCCCGCCGCGTGCAGGAGGCGATGTCGCAGCCGCGCATGACCGAGACGCCGCAGCACCAGGAGCAGGATTTGCGCCTGTCGGTCTCCGACAAGGAGATCCTTCAGAAGAAGGATTTTGCGCAGATGAGCGCGGCGGAGATCAGCGAGGCGCTGCGCGCGGTCGAGCGGATGCACCTGCCGCAGGCCGAGCTCCTGACGCGCCGGCACCAGCGCGATCCGCGTGGGCTGCGCCTCGACCTGCGCCGCACGCTGCGCGCGTCCTTACGCACCGGCGGCGACATCATCGACATCCATCGCCTCGGGCGGATCGAGAAGCCGGCGCCGATCGTCGCGCTGCTCGATATCTCGGGCTCGATGAGCGAGTACACTCGCCTGTTCCTGCACTTCCTCCACGCCATCACTGACGCGCGCAAGCGCGTGTCGGTGTTTCTGTTCGGCACCCGTCTCACCAATGTCACACGGGCGCTGCGCCAGCGCGATCCGGACGAGGCGCTGGCGAGCTGCTCGGCCTCGGTCGAGGACTGGGCCGGCGGCACGAGGATCTCGGCCTCGCTGCACAACTTCAACAAATTGTGGGCGCGGCGGGTGCTGAGCCAGGGCGCCATCGTGCTGCTGATCTCCGACGGGCTGGAGCGCGAGGCCGATTCCAGGCTCGCCTTCGAGATGGACCGGCTGCACCGCTCCTGCCGGCGGCTGATCTGGCTGAACCCCCTGTTGCGCTTCGGGGGCTTCGAAGCCAAGGCCCAGGGCATCAAAATGATGCTCCCGCACGTTGACGAATTCCGCCCGGTACATAATTTGAGTTCGATCCAGGAGCTGATCACCACGCTCTCCCAGCCGCTGCCGCCGCATCACCGCAGCCTGATCCGCTCCGCAGCTTGA
- a CDS encoding TetR/AcrR family transcriptional regulator has product MPKKSTKAAMSPAARTSANVPAASEEGPASNRATRAAERRAAIVEAAMEEFIARGFAATRLDDIAKRAGVAKGTIYLHFKDKESMFEELVRIVIVPVVARLTELPPPAGSVRDLVEAFARNFLKEVIGTRRGDLVRLIVAEGPRFPSVADFYYREVVSRGIATMRTLIELGIARGEIQEKDLARYPQILVAPAMIAVIWQSLFARHAPLDAQDMLRVHLDLIFGERRTT; this is encoded by the coding sequence ATGCCAAAGAAGTCGACCAAAGCCGCCATGTCCCCCGCAGCTCGCACCAGCGCGAACGTCCCCGCAGCTAGCGAGGAGGGACCTGCCTCGAACCGTGCCACACGCGCAGCGGAGCGGCGTGCGGCGATCGTGGAGGCCGCGATGGAGGAGTTCATCGCGCGTGGCTTCGCGGCGACGCGGCTCGACGACATCGCCAAGCGCGCCGGTGTCGCCAAGGGCACGATCTACCTGCACTTCAAGGACAAGGAATCGATGTTCGAGGAGCTGGTGCGGATCGTCATCGTGCCCGTGGTGGCGCGGTTGACGGAGTTGCCGCCGCCAGCGGGCTCGGTGCGCGATCTCGTCGAGGCCTTCGCCCGCAATTTCCTGAAGGAAGTGATCGGCACCAGGCGCGGCGATCTGGTGCGCCTGATCGTGGCGGAGGGGCCGCGCTTTCCCTCCGTCGCCGACTTCTACTACCGCGAGGTCGTCTCGCGCGGCATCGCCACGATGCGCACCCTGATCGAGCTCGGCATCGCCCGTGGCGAGATCCAGGAGAAGGACCTCGCGCGCTATCCGCAGATCCTGGTCGCGCCCGCGATGATCGCGGTGATCTGGCAGAGCCTGTTTGCGCGGCACGCGCCGCTCGATGCGCAGGACATGCTGCGCGTCCATCTCGATTTGATTTTTGGCGAACGGAGGACGACATGA
- a CDS encoding HlyD family secretion protein, which yields MRSSRTISHLILRSAERASRRMKARLWLLALRDAASQLLRVRDRQQYLPRFCSIAALVLATGLAGCQEKRDPGFQGWVEADMIFVSPDEAGRVTKLNVREGDEVKVGDHLYSVDDDLQFADLNQNKATLANAQQTYDRAASLSKTGSGTQANLDSAVSALRVAEARVATSETRMARRKGFAPVAGTIQQIYFREGEMVAAQRPVLSIMPPGNMKLRFFVPETELPKLTIGDTVRIACDNCAADLTAKIYFIATSAEYTPPVIYSLEERNKLVYLIQARPSRPDALRVGQPINVYLNPKTPVADKR from the coding sequence ATGAGGTCGTCGCGAACCATCTCTCACCTCATCCTGAGGAGCGCGGAACGCGCGTCTCGAAGGATGAAGGCCCGGCTGTGGCTCCTCGCCCTTCGAGACGCTGCTTCGCAGCTCCTCAGGGTGAGGGATCGACAGCAGTATCTGCCGCGCTTCTGTTCGATCGCGGCCCTCGTGCTCGCAACCGGCCTCGCCGGCTGCCAGGAGAAGCGCGATCCCGGCTTCCAGGGCTGGGTCGAGGCCGACATGATCTTCGTCAGCCCGGATGAAGCGGGCCGGGTGACGAAACTGAACGTGCGCGAGGGCGACGAGGTCAAGGTCGGCGATCACCTCTATTCGGTCGACGACGACCTCCAGTTCGCCGACCTCAACCAGAACAAGGCGACGCTGGCGAACGCCCAGCAGACCTATGACCGCGCGGCCTCGCTGAGCAAGACCGGATCGGGCACGCAGGCCAATCTCGACTCCGCGGTGTCGGCCTTGCGCGTTGCCGAAGCGCGGGTGGCGACGTCGGAGACGCGGATGGCGCGGCGCAAGGGCTTTGCGCCGGTCGCCGGCACCATCCAGCAGATCTATTTCCGTGAGGGCGAGATGGTGGCGGCACAGCGGCCGGTGCTGTCGATCATGCCGCCCGGCAACATGAAGCTGCGCTTCTTCGTGCCGGAGACCGAGCTGCCGAAGCTTACGATCGGCGACACGGTGCGGATCGCCTGCGACAATTGCGCCGCCGACCTCACCGCCAAGATCTATTTCATCGCGACCTCGGCGGAGTACACCCCGCCCGTCATCTACAGCCTCGAGGAGCGCAACAAGCTGGTCTACCTGATCCAGGCGCGGCCCTCGCGCCCCGACGCCCTGCGCGTCGGCCAGCCGATCAACGTCTATCTCAACCCCAAGACGCCGGTGGCGGACAAGCGATGA
- a CDS encoding AAA family ATPase: MNSAANSSGALPASVDAMLELLTSRGYLAERSLATVTYLSLRMGRPLFLEGEAGVGKTEIAKVLSAALGRKLIRLQCYEGLDVSSAVYEWNSAAQMIAIRMAEAAGDTDRDQLSSDIFADRYMIKRPLLQALEPDVAGPPVLLIDELDRADEAFEAYLLEILSDFQVTIPEFGTVKAPHPPIVIITSNRTREIHDALKRRCLYHWVDYPAAERELAIVKTRVPGISAKLSQQVVRFVQALRNQDFYKSPGVAETIDWATALSELDARSLTPQVVGDTLGALLKYQDDITRMQGDALQKVLKDATSEN; the protein is encoded by the coding sequence ATGAATTCAGCGGCCAATTCTTCCGGTGCTTTGCCGGCATCGGTCGATGCGATGCTCGAACTCTTGACCTCGCGCGGCTATCTCGCCGAGCGGTCGCTGGCGACGGTGACCTACCTGTCGCTGCGCATGGGCCGGCCGCTGTTCCTCGAAGGCGAGGCCGGCGTCGGCAAGACCGAGATCGCAAAGGTGCTCTCGGCGGCGCTGGGGCGGAAGCTGATCCGTCTGCAGTGCTACGAGGGCCTCGACGTTTCCTCCGCGGTCTATGAGTGGAACAGCGCCGCGCAGATGATCGCGATCCGGATGGCGGAAGCCGCCGGCGATACCGATCGCGATCAGCTCTCGAGCGACATCTTCGCCGACCGCTACATGATCAAGCGGCCGCTGCTCCAGGCGCTGGAGCCTGATGTGGCCGGTCCGCCGGTGCTCTTGATCGACGAGCTCGACCGCGCCGACGAGGCGTTCGAGGCCTACCTGCTCGAGATCCTCAGTGACTTCCAGGTGACCATCCCCGAATTCGGCACCGTGAAGGCGCCGCATCCGCCAATCGTCATCATCACCTCCAATCGCACCCGCGAGATCCACGACGCGCTGAAGCGGCGCTGCCTCTACCACTGGGTCGATTATCCCGCCGCCGAGCGCGAGCTCGCGATCGTCAAGACGCGCGTACCCGGCATCTCGGCAAAACTCTCGCAGCAGGTCGTGCGCTTCGTGCAGGCCCTGCGCAACCAGGATTTCTACAAGTCGCCTGGTGTCGCCGAGACCATCGACTGGGCCACCGCTTTGTCGGAGCTCGATGCCCGCTCGCTGACCCCGCAAGTGGTCGGCGACACGCTGGGCGCGCTGCTCAAGTACCAGGACGACATCACACGGATGCAGGGCGATGCCTTGCAGAAGGTGCTGAAGGACGCGACGAGCGAGAATTGA
- the adhP gene encoding alcohol dehydrogenase AdhP, with the protein MPTMKAAIVKQFGKPLVIEDVPVPQPGPGEVLVKVKACGVCHTDLHAAAGDWPVKPAPPFIPGHEAAGIVAALGPGVKNLKVGDAVGVAWLHDACMACEYCQTGWETLCEHQHNTGYSVNGGFAEYVIASAAFAAKLPATIDFAAIAPILCAGVTTYKGLKETDARPGEWVAISGVGGLGHVAVQYAKAMGFKIAAIDIAEDKLALARETGADLAVNALEADAVDKVLTATGGGAHGVLVTAVSTAAFAQALKMVRRKGTVSLVGLPPGEFPTPIFDVVLKRITVRGSIVGTRRDLDEAIAFAADGKVKAEVAKVPLAQINDVFDRMKAGKIDGRMVLDFA; encoded by the coding sequence ATGCCGACCATGAAAGCCGCCATCGTCAAACAATTCGGCAAGCCGCTGGTGATCGAGGACGTGCCGGTGCCGCAGCCCGGCCCCGGCGAGGTCTTGGTCAAGGTGAAAGCGTGCGGCGTCTGCCACACCGACTTGCACGCCGCCGCCGGCGACTGGCCGGTGAAGCCGGCGCCGCCCTTCATTCCCGGCCATGAGGCCGCCGGCATCGTGGCCGCGCTCGGGCCCGGCGTGAAAAATCTCAAGGTCGGCGATGCCGTCGGCGTCGCCTGGCTGCACGATGCGTGCATGGCTTGCGAATATTGCCAGACCGGCTGGGAGACGCTGTGCGAGCACCAGCACAACACCGGCTACAGCGTGAATGGCGGCTTCGCCGAATACGTCATCGCCTCGGCCGCCTTCGCCGCCAAGCTGCCGGCGACGATCGACTTCGCCGCCATCGCGCCGATCCTCTGCGCCGGCGTCACCACCTACAAGGGACTGAAGGAGACCGACGCGCGGCCCGGCGAGTGGGTCGCGATCTCAGGCGTCGGCGGGCTTGGTCATGTCGCGGTCCAGTACGCCAAGGCGATGGGGTTCAAGATCGCCGCCATCGATATTGCCGAGGACAAGCTTGCGCTCGCACGCGAGACCGGCGCCGATCTCGCGGTCAACGCGCTTGAAGCCGATGCCGTGGACAAGGTGCTGACGGCAACCGGCGGAGGGGCCCACGGTGTGCTGGTGACCGCGGTCTCGACCGCCGCGTTCGCGCAGGCCCTGAAGATGGTGCGCCGCAAGGGCACCGTGAGCCTGGTCGGCCTGCCGCCGGGTGAATTCCCGACGCCGATCTTCGACGTCGTGCTCAAGCGCATCACCGTGCGCGGCTCCATCGTCGGCACGAGGCGCGATCTCGACGAAGCCATCGCCTTCGCCGCCGACGGCAAGGTCAAGGCCGAGGTGGCGAAGGTGCCGCTTGCGCAAATCAACGACGTTTTCGATCGGATGAAGGCCGGCAAGATCGACGGCCGCATGGTGCTGGATTTTGCTTGA
- a CDS encoding NTP transferase domain-containing protein, which translates to MKFGPASPKDAIGGVTVHTLRQGPLVLKKGTTIGPAEVESLTRAGIKDIVVVRMEAGDVSEDVAAASIALAVGGEGIHVERAFTGRANLFAAQPGVLVIDRAAVDRINNIDEAITFATLTAYKPVVEGEMVGTVKIIPFGVEGTLRDAAVKAAGKDVLKVAPYVIKRVGVVSTLLPGLSSKVVDKTLRVTAERLAPAGASIIAERRVQHDEHALSAAIKELLGLGAELVIVFGASAIADRRDVIPAAVTGIGGEIEHFGMPVDPGNLLLIARAGGVPVLGAPGCARSPVENGFDWVLMRLLAGIKVTRSELMGMGVGGLLMEIVTRPQPRAKPETEGNSQVAAIVLAAGRSTRMGGPNKLLAELDGKKLVRTATEQALASKASEVIVVTGHQTELVEQALAGLKVRFVKNPDFAGGIASSVKAGIAAVPDTCDGAIVCLGDMPLIDASLIDRLIDGFAPDRGNLIVVPVSEGRRGNPVLWSRRFFKELMTLDGDVGARHLIAKHTEAVAEVPVDGESAFLDIDTPQALEAARRG; encoded by the coding sequence ATGAAGTTCGGACCGGCGAGCCCCAAGGATGCGATCGGCGGGGTGACCGTCCACACCCTGCGCCAGGGACCGCTGGTGCTGAAGAAGGGCACGACGATCGGGCCTGCCGAGGTCGAGTCGCTCACGCGCGCCGGCATCAAGGACATCGTCGTGGTGCGGATGGAGGCGGGCGACGTCTCCGAGGACGTCGCGGCCGCCAGCATCGCGCTTGCGGTCGGCGGCGAGGGCATCCATGTCGAGCGCGCCTTCACCGGCCGCGCTAATCTGTTCGCCGCCCAGCCCGGCGTGCTGGTGATCGACCGCGCCGCGGTCGACCGCATCAACAATATCGACGAGGCCATCACCTTCGCGACGCTCACCGCCTACAAGCCCGTGGTCGAGGGCGAGATGGTCGGCACCGTCAAGATCATCCCGTTCGGTGTCGAGGGGACCTTGCGCGATGCCGCGGTGAAGGCGGCCGGCAAGGACGTGCTGAAGGTCGCGCCGTACGTCATCAAGCGCGTCGGCGTGGTCTCGACGCTGCTGCCGGGCCTGTCGTCGAAGGTCGTCGACAAGACCCTGCGCGTCACCGCCGAGCGCCTCGCGCCGGCCGGCGCCAGCATCATCGCCGAGCGGCGGGTCCAGCACGACGAACACGCGCTGTCGGCGGCGATCAAGGAATTGCTTGGATTAGGGGCCGAGCTCGTCATCGTGTTCGGCGCGTCCGCGATCGCCGATCGTCGCGACGTCATTCCGGCGGCCGTGACCGGCATCGGCGGCGAAATCGAGCATTTCGGCATGCCGGTCGATCCCGGCAATTTGCTGCTGATCGCGCGGGCAGGCGGCGTGCCGGTGCTGGGCGCGCCGGGCTGCGCCCGCTCGCCGGTCGAGAACGGTTTTGACTGGGTGCTGATGCGACTGCTTGCCGGCATCAAGGTGACGCGCTCCGAGCTGATGGGCATGGGCGTCGGCGGCCTCCTGATGGAGATCGTGACGCGGCCGCAGCCGCGCGCAAAGCCGGAGACCGAGGGCAACAGCCAGGTCGCGGCCATCGTGCTCGCGGCGGGCCGCTCGACCCGTATGGGCGGGCCGAACAAGCTGCTCGCCGAACTCGACGGCAAGAAGCTGGTGCGGACCGCCACCGAGCAGGCGCTGGCGTCCAAGGCATCCGAGGTGATCGTCGTCACCGGCCATCAGACCGAGCTGGTCGAGCAGGCGCTCGCGGGCCTGAAGGTGCGCTTCGTCAAGAACCCGGATTTCGCCGGCGGCATCGCAAGCTCGGTCAAGGCCGGCATCGCGGCCGTGCCCGACACCTGCGACGGCGCGATCGTCTGTCTCGGCGACATGCCGCTGATCGACGCCAGCCTGATCGACCGCCTGATCGACGGCTTTGCGCCCGACCGCGGCAACCTGATCGTCGTGCCCGTCAGCGAAGGCCGCCGCGGCAATCCCGTGCTGTGGTCGCGCCGTTTCTTCAAGGAATTGATGACGCTCGACGGCGATGTCGGCGCGCGGCATCTGATCGCCAAGCACACCGAGGCGGTCGCCGAAGTGCCTGTCGATGGCGAGAGCGCCTTCCTCGACATCGACACGCCGCAGGCCCTGGAAGCCGCACGCCGCGGATGA
- a CDS encoding XdhC family protein, whose translation MLDRDEDILKAAEDWQKAGRGVALATVVETWGSAPRPAGSSLVINDEGTFLGSVSGGCVEGAVVTEAMDVIESGKPKMLEFGVADETAWNVGLSCGGTIRVFVEKVG comes from the coding sequence ATGCTCGATCGCGACGAGGATATCCTGAAGGCGGCGGAGGACTGGCAGAAGGCCGGCCGTGGCGTCGCGCTGGCGACCGTGGTGGAGACCTGGGGCTCGGCCCCGCGCCCGGCGGGCTCGAGCCTCGTCATCAACGACGAGGGCACGTTCCTGGGCTCAGTCTCCGGCGGCTGCGTCGAGGGCGCCGTGGTGACCGAGGCCATGGACGTGATCGAGAGCGGCAAGCCCAAGATGCTGGAATTCGGCGTTGCCGACGAGACCGCCTGGAATGTCGGTCTGTCCTGCGGCGGCACCATCCGCGTCTTTGTCGAGAAGGTCGGCTAG